DNA sequence from the Acidothermus cellulolyticus 11B genome:
GGGGGACGGCGATGCGGTCACGGTGGGGGACGGGCTTGGAGATGGGCTCGGGCTCGGCGGCAGCTGATCGGCGGTCGTGAGCGCAAACGTGAGGCTTGCCGTGGCGGTAAGCCCTTGCGCGCGGTTGTCATCGACGAGGGTGACCTGGATTTCGACGCTTGCGGAACCGCTCGGCGGCGGCATCGAGCCAAGGCTGAGCTGAGTCGACAGATCGCCATGCTGAGCGGCGAGGTCGGCGAGAGTACCGGCGTAGCGCACCGTACCGGAAAATCCCGTGCACGATCCGAAACCGCCTCCAGAGCCGACGGCTATCGTCACATTCAGGAATGACGCGAGATTTCCGCTCGCCGCTGCGGTCATGCCGAGATCTGCCGGCGTGGTGAGGTTGGCGTAATCGAGGCGGAGGCAGTTCGTTTGAGTCGCGCCCGGTGCGAGGTTCGTGAGGGCCGGAAAGAGCGGGCCGGACGCATCGCTGGTCAGGGTCGGATCGGCGGCGCTCGCCGGGTATGCGGAGCCGATCCCCACTGCCGCGCAGCAAAGGACGGCGGCCACCGTCTGGACGGTCGCCGCCACGCCGCGTCGTACGGTTAGCGGCACCATCCCTCCCGGTCCATCGATCCGCGCGCCGCTACTCGCCGGATCTATCGGCGGGTGTGGTTGCGAACTGAGGGCCCCGAGTCGGTGATCACGGCAGCGGGTGGTTGCCGCTGCCGGTCCGGCCTCGCTGACCAATCCACGGCGCGGCCGTGATTCGATACCATGCCGGTGTCGCCTCCGTTCGGCACGCGACGCCTTCTCCGGTCCGGAAAGTCGGCAGCCTGTGATACATCGCGGCACGATTCTGCTACCCGTGACATTGGTCGCTTTGCTGGCGGCGTGCACCGGACACGCAGCGCCAAACCGGCCGTCGCCGGCGTCGTCCCGCACCGCATCCATGCCGCCGACCGCAACGGTTCCCGCCGCACCGGCGTCGGAATCCCCGTTGCTCGTCAGCGGGATCCCGGGAATTTCGGTGGACGCCGGTTTCGAGACTGAGCCGCAGATTCACGTGGACAGCGCGACACCGCCGCCCACCCGCACCGAAGTTGTCGTCGTGCGTCGCGGTCCCGGCGTCCTGCTCCAGCAGGGTGACCTGGCGGTGGTGGACGACGTCGGCCGGACCTGGCGGAGCAGTGCGATGTACGAGAACACCTATTACCTCGGCCAGGCTCCGCATGTCTTCCCGGTGGGGACGACACCGTTGGCGCTACCGGGGTTGGTTCATGCCCTGGAGGGAATTCCGGTCGGGAGCCGGGTCCTCGTCGTCGTTCCGCCCAGTCAGGGTTTTGGGGTCAGTGCAAGCCGACCGCAAGGCGTTTCGGCTGCTGATACCGCTGTCGTGGTGTTCGACATCATCGGCGGTTACCGCGGGGACGCCGGACCGCAGGGCAGCGTCGTTTCGCACGGTGGCGGTCAGCTGCCCAGCGTTTCATGGTCGGATGTGCACAGTGCGCCGCACGTGCACATTCCGGAGGCCGCGCCGCCGCAGCAGCGGCGTGTCGTCACGCTGGTCAAAGGCAATGGCCCGGCCCTCCAGCAAGGAAATCTCGCGATCGTGCAGTATCTTGCCGAGACGTGGAGTGGGCAGCTGGTGGGTTCCTCCTGGGACCGGCCGTTGCCGGTACCGCTGCCGATAGGGACTGGAGCGCTTCTTCCCGGACTCGACCAAGGACTCGTCGGAGTCACGGTCGGCAGTAGGGTCCTCATCGTTGTTCCGCCCGCTGAAGGACTGAGCGCCAGCGGAGCGCCGTCAGCTGGAGTTCCCCGAAGCGAGACGCTGGTCTTCGTCGTCGACGTTCTCGGTGCGTACAACACCTGATCGACGCCGCAGCAGCGGCGGCCACATTGACCGGTGATTAACGGCCGGCTCGCTGCGTCTTTTTGCGGAGATAATCGCGGAGGACGACGGCGTTGTTGTGTGTCTCGTCGCGGGCCGAATAGAGGAGGACGACGTCGTGGGTTCGTGCGGCCTCGAGGAGCGGACGCCAGGACTCCGGGTGAGCGTCGAGTTCCGCGATATAGCGGCGGCGGAATTCCTCCCATTTCGCAGGGTCGTGGCCGAACCATTGCCGGAGTTCGGGGCTCGGGGCGACGTCCTTGAGCCACCCATCGAGGGCGAGGTCTTCTTTGCGGACGCCGCGGGGCCAGAGCCGTTCGACGAGGTACCGCTTCTCGTGTGCGTGAGGCGCGTCGTCGTAGCTGCGACGCGCGGTGATGGTGCCCATTGCGACGGCAATTGTACGCGTCGTCGTGCTCGGTGGAGTCGTGCGCGTTTCGGGTAGCGTGCTGTTGGCGGCCAGCGGTGGTCGCGGCGGCTGCTGGAAGGACCTTTGGGTGCGTGGTGAATGGGGGCGCCGGTGGCAGGGCGGGTCATCGTCGTTGGTTCGATCAACCGGGATATCGTGGCCCGCGTTGGTCGGTTACCGAGCCCTGGCGAGACCGTTCCCGGGTGGGATCTTGAATTTCTTCCGGGCGGTAAGGGGGCGAATCAAGCGGTCGCTGCAGCCCGGGCTGGTGGGCGCGTGTGTTTCGTCGGCGCGGTCGGTGCGGATGAGGCCGGCGTCCAGAACGTCACAATGCTCCGTGCCGAGGGAATCGACACCCGTGAGATACGGGTCGTCGACGGCGTCCCGTCAGGCACCGCGGTTATCTTTGTCGCTGACACCGGGGAGAACGAAATCGTCATTATCGGCGGCGCCAATACACACGTCACCGGAGCGGCGGTGCGGGAGGCGCTGCAGCGAATTAACGTGACGCACCAGGACGTTATCCTCACCAATTTCGAAATCCCCGATGACGCCGTGGACGCCGCCGTCGAGTACGGCGGCGCCGCCCGATGCCGGCTTATCGTCAATCCGGCGCCGGCACGGCCGCTCACCACCGCGCTGTGGAACGGACGAGCAATTCTCACGCCCAACCGGGTGGAGAGCCTGGTCCTCACCGGATTAGACGACGTTCACGCGGCGGCGCGGTCGCTTACGGAGCAGACGCGGGCACCCGTCGTCGTCACGCTCGGCAGCGATGGTGCGTTGCTGGCCGACATCGACGGCGACACGCATATTGCGGCGCGGCAGGTGCCCGTGGTCGATACGACCGGCGCAGGTGACGTATTCGTCGGCGTGCTGGCTGCCGAAGTCGCGGCCGACGTTCCCTTACGGTCGGCGGTGCGACGTGCCGTTGTCGCCGCGAGCCTTTCGGTGTCCCGTCCCGGGGCGCGCGCAGCGCCGAGCCTGGCGGAACTCGACGCCGCTATGACCGCCGGGGAGCCAGATACTCCTCGTCGGTGACGTGGTCCGCCCACTCGACCTCCGCCCTGCCGTCACCGGGGACCTCGGTGATCGACAGGTGGCTCATGAAGTTCTCCGGCGTCGCCCCATGCCAGTGCCAGTGATCCGGCGGTGTGTAGACGACGTCCCCGGCGCGCATTTCCGTGACGGCTTCGCCGCGGGTCTGCACCCAGCCCTTGCCCTCTAGGACATACAACGTCTGGCCGACCGGATGGCGGTGCCAGGCCGTGCGGGCGGACGGGGTGAAGCGCACGACACTGACCCGCAGCCGCGACGGCCCCTCACCGCGCGCGATCGTGTCGACGTAGACGTCGCCGGTGAATGTTTCCGCGGGACCCTTGCTCGTCGGTGGGTGCGCTGGTCCGGTCATCAGTTTCTCCCAGGTGAGACGGTCTTGCTCGTGGCTTCTCCGGCCATTGCTATCAGCTTCTCCCGCCCGATGCCGGCCGATGCCCCGGGGGTCGCCGTGGGGGCGGGTGGCCGCGGCGGGGACGGAGATGCTGCCAGCGGAGTAGTAGACGCCGTCAGAACCGATGAGCAGGTGACACGAGTTGACGTGCGCCTCACTCGTGGATAGTCACATCACCCGTCCTCGGGTCGACTTCGGCCACCAGCTGCACCACCCCGCTCACGGTATCTAGGAAGGCAGCTGCTTCGCCGTACGCCGGGATAGTTACACCAACTCCATTGTCGTCCACCTCTACGCCGGTTAAATCGCAGACGCGATGACTGATCGTGACCTGCACTTTGGTGATTGTGACGTGACTGCCGGGGTGGCCGCATGCGGTGCGGAAGGCAGCAGGGATAGACGGACTGCCGCTCACTGACGCGCCATGTGATCTGCAATCGGTCGTCGCGGTAATGGCACTTCCAACGATGAGCATTAATAGGGCACGCACCGTGCGCTCAACTCATTGTGCCCTTGTGTAATTGGACGTCCTCTGTACGGTGGTGGTTGTTTCTCAACCGCAATCGTGTGGGGACTCGCATGGGCGGGTACGGCGGCGATTAGCGCTGTGGCTGTTCCGCCAGACGAGGCCGGCTCGGCGTAGGGGTTGGGGTAGAAGCCGTATTCCCTGGAAACGTTTCGATTGTGTACGCCGGCGGGACCAGGTCGGCGACTACGGCGGTGTCGTCGCAATGCGGCCAAGACCTGCACCAAGCCGGTATCCGGCGGCCGCGTATGTCTTGTGAGCTCTGGACGCGGCTCCTGGACCGTGCCCCCGGCAGGATTCGAACCTGCGCCCCTGCCTCCGGAGGGCAGTGCTCTCTCCCCTGAGCTACGGGGGCCACGCCGCGGCGCGACACCTATCCGGATACCTGTGAGTGTCGCTCTCCGCGTCGCGAGAGTGAGCCTACCAGCGCCCGCCGAGCCCTTGGCCGGGCAGATCGCTGTCACACCGCTTCGAGCACGACGGCGAGTCCCTGACCGACGCCGATGCAGATGGCCGCCAAGCCGTATCCGCGGCCGCGGGCGTGGAGGGCGTGCGCCAGGTGACCGACGATCCGCGCCCCGGAACAGCCGAGCGGATGGCCGATGGCGATCGCTCCACCGTGCACGTTGACGATCGACGGGTCGAGGTCCGGCCACTCCGCCAGGCAGGCCAGCACCTGCGCGGCAAAGGCCTCATTGACTTCGACCACGTCGAGGTCACTCCACCGGAGGCCGGCCCGGCGCAACGCGGTTTCAGCAGCCTCGACCGGTCCGACACCAAAGAGTTGCGGTTCGACAGCCGCCAGGCCGCGCGACACGATACGGGCCAACGGCTCGCGGCCAGCGATCGTCGCGCCACGCTCGTCACCAAGCAGGAGTGCCGCCGCTCCGTCACTGAGCGGGGAGGCATTGCCCGCCGTGATCGTTCCGTTGGCATGGAACGCCGGTTTCAATGTCGCCAGAATCTCGACCGACGTCTGCGGCCGAATGCCCTCATCCCGGGTCAGGTCCACACCGGGCACCGTCACGATTTCCGCGTCAAATACGCCGGCTTCCCACGCGGCATGGGCCTTGTGATGGCTGGCGGCGGCAAACGCATCCTGGGCCTCACGGGTGATCTGGTATTTCGCGGCGAGTTCTTCGGTCGCTTCGCCGAGCGACACCGTCCATGCCGTCGGCATCGCCGGATTCGTCATTCGCCAACCCAGCGTCGTGGAGAACAGCGTTTCGTGCGTGGCGGGAAAAGCGCGCGACGGTTTCGGCAGCACCCATGGCGCGCGACTCATCGACTCAACCCCGCCGGCGATCACCAACGATGCGTCGCCGACCGTGATCGCA
Encoded proteins:
- a CDS encoding FKBP-type peptidyl-prolyl cis-trans isomerase, whose translation is MTLVALLAACTGHAAPNRPSPASSRTASMPPTATVPAAPASESPLLVSGIPGISVDAGFETEPQIHVDSATPPPTRTEVVVVRRGPGVLLQQGDLAVVDDVGRTWRSSAMYENTYYLGQAPHVFPVGTTPLALPGLVHALEGIPVGSRVLVVVPPSQGFGVSASRPQGVSAADTAVVVFDIIGGYRGDAGPQGSVVSHGGGQLPSVSWSDVHSAPHVHIPEAAPPQQRRVVTLVKGNGPALQQGNLAIVQYLAETWSGQLVGSSWDRPLPVPLPIGTGALLPGLDQGLVGVTVGSRVLIVVPPAEGLSASGAPSAGVPRSETLVFVVDVLGAYNT
- a CDS encoding DUF488 domain-containing protein, whose protein sequence is MGTITARRSYDDAPHAHEKRYLVERLWPRGVRKEDLALDGWLKDVAPSPELRQWFGHDPAKWEEFRRRYIAELDAHPESWRPLLEAARTHDVVLLYSARDETHNNAVVLRDYLRKKTQRAGR
- a CDS encoding ribokinase; the encoded protein is MGAPVAGRVIVVGSINRDIVARVGRLPSPGETVPGWDLEFLPGGKGANQAVAAARAGGRVCFVGAVGADEAGVQNVTMLRAEGIDTREIRVVDGVPSGTAVIFVADTGENEIVIIGGANTHVTGAAVREALQRINVTHQDVILTNFEIPDDAVDAAVEYGGAARCRLIVNPAPARPLTTALWNGRAILTPNRVESLVLTGLDDVHAAARSLTEQTRAPVVVTLGSDGALLADIDGDTHIAARQVPVVDTTGAGDVFVGVLAAEVAADVPLRSAVRRAVVAASLSVSRPGARAAPSLAELDAAMTAGEPDTPRR
- a CDS encoding (R)-mandelonitrile lyase, giving the protein MTGPAHPPTSKGPAETFTGDVYVDTIARGEGPSRLRVSVVRFTPSARTAWHRHPVGQTLYVLEGKGWVQTRGEAVTEMRAGDVVYTPPDHWHWHGATPENFMSHLSITEVPGDGRAEVEWADHVTDEEYLAPRRS
- a CDS encoding thiolase family protein gives rise to the protein MTFILDAVRTPIGRYGGALSGVRPDDLAAHVVRALVGRAPTLDPAAIDDVLFGDANGAGEDNRNVARMAALLAGLPTSTPGVTLNRLCGSGMEAVIAGDRAITVGDASLVIAGGVESMSRAPWVLPKPSRAFPATHETLFSTTLGWRMTNPAMPTAWTVSLGEATEELAAKYQITREAQDAFAAASHHKAHAAWEAGVFDAEIVTVPGVDLTRDEGIRPQTSVEILATLKPAFHANGTITAGNASPLSDGAAALLLGDERGATIAGREPLARIVSRGLAAVEPQLFGVGPVEAAETALRRAGLRWSDLDVVEVNEAFAAQVLACLAEWPDLDPSIVNVHGGAIAIGHPLGCSGARIVGHLAHALHARGRGYGLAAICIGVGQGLAVVLEAV